One Fuerstiella marisgermanici DNA window includes the following coding sequences:
- a CDS encoding DUF1559 domain-containing protein codes for MNSQPRLHSRCLIAAMVLVALPSLIAFGQTDVTSNTAPVQRFLDSDTAVVAWADLSQIDLDDLAKFMTTTGPSFNDIEQAKAAQQGLTKLGVTRVYWISDLAELSRGPRAAVVPVPQENADAVLLILNAIAESTGGTTIADGQHVLIGDPEEISRLQGEHSGEPDAEFLATVNNIKHPHAVALRTPAEAILPLASLLPEVFGADSRRATTAAELLWKLKSVTLSGTLPPSNMRLQVNTNSKESAAGVAKLLNDWTTSEIKDKADVLQTRAVGSSVALESKSEGDTSAIIDSLKVLASPARRRAQRMTTMNSLKQIGLAMHNFYDTYGTFPPQALANKDGKRLLSWRVLILPYLDEYPLYKEFRLDEPWDSPHNIKLAKRMPFTYRGSQTNQADIEAGKTRMVAPLIKVELPGGKKAIYSVFARPEGGTRFQDINDGTSNTLLVVEAGDDQTVLWTKPEDVELVENDPVSPLLDKAAKGFHACMCDGAARFFSATIAPKTIRALLTIDGGEIIEQDEL; via the coding sequence ATGAACTCTCAACCTCGTTTACATTCACGTTGTCTCATTGCTGCGATGGTGTTGGTTGCCCTGCCGTCGCTGATCGCATTTGGCCAGACCGACGTGACCAGCAACACGGCTCCCGTGCAACGTTTTCTTGACAGCGACACAGCAGTTGTCGCGTGGGCCGATCTTTCGCAAATCGACCTGGATGATCTGGCGAAATTCATGACGACAACCGGTCCGTCGTTTAACGATATCGAGCAGGCAAAAGCGGCTCAGCAGGGTTTGACCAAACTCGGCGTAACGCGCGTGTACTGGATCAGTGATCTGGCCGAACTAAGTCGCGGGCCGAGGGCGGCGGTTGTGCCAGTGCCCCAGGAGAATGCCGATGCGGTGTTGCTAATTCTAAACGCGATCGCCGAATCCACTGGCGGAACTACCATTGCCGACGGGCAACATGTGTTAATCGGCGACCCCGAAGAAATTTCACGTCTCCAGGGTGAACACAGCGGCGAGCCGGACGCGGAATTCCTTGCGACAGTCAACAACATTAAACATCCTCACGCCGTGGCGTTAAGAACGCCGGCCGAGGCCATATTGCCATTGGCCTCATTGCTGCCGGAGGTTTTCGGCGCTGATAGTCGTCGCGCGACTACGGCTGCAGAACTATTGTGGAAATTAAAGTCGGTGACTCTGTCTGGAACACTGCCACCGTCCAACATGCGTTTGCAAGTGAACACCAATTCTAAGGAATCTGCAGCCGGTGTGGCGAAGTTGCTGAATGACTGGACGACCTCAGAAATTAAAGACAAAGCAGATGTGCTGCAAACGCGGGCCGTTGGCAGCAGCGTCGCGCTGGAATCCAAATCAGAGGGCGATACGTCGGCAATCATTGATAGCCTGAAGGTACTTGCATCTCCCGCTCGGCGTCGAGCTCAGCGAATGACGACCATGAATTCGCTGAAGCAGATCGGTCTGGCGATGCACAACTTCTATGACACCTACGGAACCTTCCCCCCGCAGGCGCTGGCCAACAAAGACGGGAAGCGACTGTTAAGCTGGCGAGTGCTGATTCTGCCGTATCTGGATGAGTATCCGCTGTACAAAGAGTTTCGCCTGGATGAACCGTGGGACAGCCCTCACAACATCAAGCTGGCAAAACGAATGCCGTTTACTTACCGAGGTAGCCAGACAAATCAGGCCGACATCGAAGCGGGCAAGACTCGCATGGTGGCACCGTTGATAAAAGTTGAATTGCCCGGCGGGAAGAAAGCCATCTACAGCGTCTTCGCGCGGCCAGAGGGCGGAACTCGGTTTCAAGACATCAACGATGGCACCAGCAATACGCTGCTTGTCGTCGAAGCGGGCGACGATCAAACCGTGTTGTGGACGAAACCGGAGGACGTGGAACTGGTTGAAAACGATCCAGTTTCACCGCTGCTGGATAAAGCAGCGAAAGGCTTTCACGCGTGCATGTGCGACGGCGCAGCGCGATTCTTTAGTGCCACCATCGCCCCGAAAACGATCCGTGCTTTGCTGACAATTGATGGCGGGGAAATAATTGAACAGGACGAGCTGTAG